The following are from one region of the Phormidium sp. PBR-2020 genome:
- a CDS encoding glycosyltransferase, which yields MYANSLINLNVSLNDDINLRNLEVLASGGFLLTDKLRHQSGFNHLFEDGKHLVTYEDKQDLEDKIKYFLQNPTAAFDIATAGHQLFLEKHRPEIKVNELLNFINQQAPHPIYQHTIDRRSSYQQPKHPSQSAYRHRLSIHEYIQEKHRVIPKTVGIFDPNTPPELIADAADLSRLTLYWVQDCGQPPCQSLTESRQILENRDVLQYIQPIDSNRLSHELNQLEPETFRFAVFNIETTPLPEIQELSRRFQLNAFIFVKNGCERLSTDEQAQLQQALPAGQFSQDCHDPVVYRANRSSQPMPSQQLTQPLSPQQLTQLFQTYQQNPNDPNTLNALRQLRATVAQQWLNLPNDQLETHFNGQLGQLHKALWQSGLKNEPPTPDDQTTIAQLRQTLSQGLQAPGALQAFLCATLYGYPHQFNIQYHNAPIPNWMTELYLTYLFESPRLFKDLGEVDQYHQYFTDWTHYLQQKRLSQPDSPASQLLAKAYANLANLTPLCFSRRDSRRVQETRAALLEQYLEQQGAQLDYTFPPPARAATHPLRHPLPQHSPQCRNLHHPPRLPTPGPQPIPHLPLRPANHRPSLRTPLSRLRRPGSHPPRR from the coding sequence ATCTACGCTAACTCGCTGATTAACCTTAATGTCAGCTTAAATGACGATATCAACCTGAGAAACCTGGAAGTCTTAGCGAGTGGAGGATTTTTATTGACCGATAAACTTCGACATCAGTCCGGGTTTAACCACTTATTTGAAGACGGGAAACATCTTGTTACCTATGAAGACAAACAGGATTTAGAAGATAAAATAAAATACTTTCTCCAAAATCCCACAGCAGCATTTGACATCGCCACAGCCGGACACCAGTTGTTCCTAGAAAAACACCGTCCGGAAATCAAAGTCAATGAGCTGTTAAACTTCATCAATCAGCAAGCCCCCCACCCCATTTATCAGCATACTATCGATCGCCGTTCATCCTATCAGCAGCCGAAACACCCATCCCAGTCAGCATACCGCCATCGCTTATCCATCCATGAGTATATCCAGGAAAAACATCGAGTCATTCCCAAAACCGTCGGGATTTTTGACCCAAACACCCCTCCCGAACTCATTGCTGATGCAGCCGACTTATCTCGTCTAACCCTGTACTGGGTTCAAGATTGCGGTCAACCTCCCTGCCAATCTCTCACAGAGTCCCGTCAAATCCTTGAAAACCGTGATGTACTCCAGTATATTCAGCCTATCGATTCCAACCGCCTGAGTCACGAACTCAACCAGTTAGAGCCAGAAACCTTTCGCTTTGCTGTCTTTAACATCGAGACAACACCCCTACCCGAAATCCAGGAGCTATCGCGACGCTTCCAACTCAACGCCTTCATCTTCGTCAAAAACGGTTGTGAGCGTCTCTCCACCGACGAACAAGCACAACTCCAACAAGCCCTGCCAGCCGGGCAGTTCAGCCAGGACTGCCACGACCCCGTTGTTTACCGAGCCAATCGTTCCTCTCAACCCATGCCCAGCCAACAACTGACCCAACCCCTCTCCCCCCAACAGCTCACCCAACTCTTCCAAACCTACCAACAAAACCCCAACGACCCCAACACCCTCAACGCCCTCCGCCAACTCCGCGCCACCGTCGCCCAACAGTGGCTCAACCTCCCCAACGACCAACTCGAAACCCACTTCAATGGCCAACTCGGGCAACTCCACAAAGCCCTCTGGCAAAGCGGCCTCAAAAACGAACCCCCCACCCCAGACGACCAAACCACCATCGCCCAACTGCGGCAAACCCTCAGCCAAGGCCTCCAGGCCCCCGGCGCCCTGCAAGCATTCCTCTGCGCCACCCTCTACGGCTACCCCCACCAATTCAACATCCAGTACCACAACGCCCCCATCCCCAACTGGATGACCGAACTCTACCTCACCTATCTCTTCGAGTCCCCCCGCCTCTTCAAAGACCTCGGAGAAGTCGACCAATACCACCAATACTTCACAGACTGGACCCACTACCTCCAGCAAAAACGCCTCAGCCAACCCGACAGTCCCGCCAGCCAACTCCTGGCCAAAGCCTACGCCAACCTAGCCAACCTCACCCCCCTCTGCTTCAGCCGCCGCGACTCACGCCGCGTCCAAGAAACCCGAGCTGCCCTGCTCGAACAATACCTCGAACAACAAGGCGCCCAACTCGACTATACCTTCCCCCCCCCGGCCCGAGCAGCGACCCATCCGCTTCGGCATCCTCTGCCTCAACACTCTCCCCAGTGCCGAAACCTTCACCACCCTCCCCGCCTTCCAACACCTGGACCGCAACCAATTCCACATCTACCTCTACGCCCTGCAAACCACCGGCCATCCCTACGAACGCCATTGTCAAGACTGCGCCGACCAGGTTCGCACCCTCCCCGCCGATAA
- a CDS encoding class I SAM-dependent methyltransferase has product MAQLSPLAQAIKQQHLTYLSEQKLHHRLKQIQQNQTPGDIIETGVALRGSAILLARLMPPTAEFHGYDVFGMIPPPSPNDDPKSHQRYQIIAQGASPGLGGHRYYGYEPNLYQKVLDHFQAFGLHPNNPRLHLHRGYFEDTLTFRPDQTIALAHLDCDWYKSVKTCLTRIYPALSPGGYLILDDYYDYGGCRQATDEFLAQHSDLQVVISQENLVLQKSPRASAKSQLTIF; this is encoded by the coding sequence ATGGCCCAACTATCCCCCCTAGCCCAAGCCATCAAACAACAGCACCTCACCTATCTCTCCGAGCAAAAATTACATCATCGTCTTAAACAGATTCAACAGAATCAAACCCCCGGCGATATCATCGAAACCGGAGTAGCCCTGAGAGGTTCAGCGATTCTCCTCGCCCGTCTCATGCCCCCCACCGCCGAATTTCATGGTTACGATGTCTTCGGCATGATTCCGCCCCCCTCCCCTAACGATGACCCAAAATCCCATCAACGGTATCAAATCATCGCCCAGGGAGCCTCTCCCGGACTAGGGGGACATCGCTACTATGGCTATGAACCCAACCTCTATCAGAAAGTCCTCGACCATTTCCAAGCCTTTGGTCTCCACCCCAACAACCCTCGCCTCCATCTTCATCGCGGCTACTTTGAAGACACCTTAACATTCCGGCCCGACCAAACCATTGCCCTAGCTCATCTCGACTGTGACTGGTACAAATCCGTCAAAACCTGCCTCACACGAATTTATCCCGCCCTCAGTCCCGGTGGCTATCTTATCCTAGATGACTATTATGACTACGGAGGCTGTCGCCAGGCAACCGATGAATTCCTAGCCCAACATTCAGACCTCCAGGTAGTCATCTCCCAAGAAAACCTAGTTCTACAAAAAAGCCCTCGCGCGTCTGCGAAGTCTCAGCTAACTATCTTTTAA
- a CDS encoding polysaccharide pyruvyl transferase family protein — protein MTSNRTELYQTFLSALSPLKDIKTCILIDCPNHLNIGDHLIWLGTLLYLQDISKTHITQITTSDDLNSDHLSQTPQQPILFHGGGNLGDLWHYYQQIRETVISQNKHRPIYILPQTIYFRDPQNLDIAKQAFNAHPNLTLFCRDSISYTLAQQHFYNCKLILAPDMALQLLNPTYQLSDLYHPTQSPYPLYLKRQDQEDTKTLSNILTNALSQHCQIEDWTSLNLKSPFLLIRKVLSHAPLPDISRHPIYRKIQYLPTPSQQNLTANLLYLGIQQFSQYPLIITNRLHGHILSLLLQRPNILLPNSYPKNQAFYKTWTHPDPASHFCETPDQLLQTLNSLTSIS, from the coding sequence ATGACGTCAAATCGCACAGAGCTCTATCAGACATTTCTCTCCGCCCTCAGCCCCCTCAAAGATATCAAAACTTGCATCCTAATCGACTGTCCCAACCATCTCAACATCGGCGACCATCTCATTTGGCTAGGAACACTCCTCTACCTGCAAGACATTAGCAAAACCCACATCACCCAAATTACCACGTCCGACGACCTCAACTCTGACCACCTATCCCAAACCCCTCAACAGCCAATTCTCTTTCATGGTGGCGGCAACCTCGGTGACCTATGGCACTATTACCAACAAATCCGAGAAACCGTTATCAGCCAAAACAAACATCGACCCATTTACATCCTCCCCCAAACCATCTACTTTCGTGACCCCCAGAACCTAGACATCGCCAAACAGGCCTTTAACGCCCATCCCAACCTTACCCTCTTTTGTCGGGACTCCATCAGTTATACCCTAGCCCAACAGCATTTTTATAACTGTAAACTTATCCTCGCTCCCGATATGGCCTTACAACTACTTAACCCAACGTATCAACTTTCTGACCTATATCATCCAACTCAATCTCCGTACCCCTTATATCTGAAACGTCAAGACCAAGAAGACACCAAAACCCTATCCAACATCCTCACCAACGCCCTCTCTCAACACTGCCAAATCGAAGATTGGACCAGCCTCAACCTCAAAAGCCCCTTCCTCCTTATCCGTAAAGTTCTCTCTCACGCCCCCCTACCCGACATCAGCCGTCATCCCATTTACCGTAAAATCCAATATCTCCCGACCCCCAGCCAACAAAACCTCACCGCCAATCTTCTCTATCTCGGGATTCAGCAATTTTCCCAATATCCCCTAATTATCACCAACCGCCTTCACGGTCACATTCTCTCACTACTGCTCCAACGACCGAATATCCTTCTCCCCAACTCCTACCCCAAAAACCAAGCCTTTTACAAAACCTGGACTCACCCAGACCCAGCCAGTCACTTTTGTGAAACACCTGACCAACTCCTGCAAACCCTCAACTCCCTGACCTCGATATCCTGA
- a CDS encoding ISKra4 family transposase (programmed frameshift), whose translation MNPQKQAELQQHLDAIAKILYQEADPAELTTLEGIEKNVRAQAQEHVLPQLGNFFINAATDRPTGKQRTLTSILGRLTLTTAQAQQLQVEPRTRWSPYFFKCCAVVTANASYQRAEEDIAMLTGLSISHSTLQRFVQREDWCEVEVTEPIEELSLDGGMIRLRTEEGQPGQWREYKALNVHEHGGVAFFKDNEGLIDWVNIQLLAELFISLGDGHDGVWNIFDGIGTPEQRIEVLDWYHLMENAHKVQGTAAQLSRIRALLWRGETRQVIRYLRQERCRGATRFINYLKHHSKRIIDYQVWQEAGHSIGSGQVESLVKQIGLRVKLPGAQWREENVPKVLKHRCAYLNGDLAA comes from the exons ATGAATCCTCAAAAGCAGGCTGAACTCCAACAACATCTTGATGCAATTGCCAAGATTCTCTACCAGGAAGCTGACCCGGCTGAACTGACCACCCTCGAAGGCATTGAGAAAAACGTTCGAGCTCAAGCCCAAGAACATGTTTTGCCTCAACTGGGAA ATTTTTTTATCAACGCGGCGACCGACCGACCGACCGGAAAACAACGCACCCTAACCAGCATCCTGGGCCGACTCACCCTCACCACAGCTCAAGCCCAACAACTACAAGTCGAACCCAGAACTCGTTGGAGTCCCTATTTTTTCAAGTGTTGTGCCGTTGTCACTGCCAACGCCTCTTACCAAAGAGCCGAAGAAGATATCGCCATGCTGACTGGGCTGAGCATTTCCCACAGTACGCTCCAACGCTTTGTCCAGCGAGAGGACTGGTGTGAGGTCGAGGTCACTGAACCAATAGAGGAACTCAGCCTCGATGGTGGGATGATTCGCCTTCGAACTGAGGAGGGTCAACCGGGTCAGTGGCGAGAGTACAAAGCCTTAAATGTCCACGAGCATGGAGGTGTAGCGTTCTTTAAAGATAATGAAGGACTAATCGACTGGGTGAATATCCAGCTACTAGCCGAGCTATTTATCAGTCTCGGAGATGGTCATGATGGGGTCTGGAACATTTTTGACGGTATCGGGACACCAGAGCAACGTATCGAAGTCCTCGATTGGTATCATCTGATGGAGAATGCTCATAAGGTACAAGGCACAGCTGCCCAGCTATCGCGGATACGAGCCTTGTTGTGGCGAGGGGAGACCCGTCAGGTGATTCGCTATCTGCGCCAAGAGCGATGTCGGGGAGCTACGAGATTTATCAACTATTTGAAGCATCATTCTAAGCGCATCATTGACTACCAGGTCTGGCAGGAAGCGGGACATTCAATTGGTTCGGGTCAAGTCGAGTCCCTGGTCAAACAAATTGGACTCAGGGTGAAATTGCCTGGGGCACAATGGCGAGAGGAGAATGTGCCAAAGGTGTTGAAGCATCGCTGTGCTTACCTGAATGGGGACTTGGCGGCTTAA